The DNA region CACATCCTCGAGGAACCGGAAGACGGACGGCATGGTGCCTTACGTCGGTTTGGCGCGACGGCGCGCGGCGGCGAAGATGGAGCGCACGTGCTCGATCCCCTGAATGGGGCGGCCCAAGGGATTGGGCACTTTCCCTTTGAGGAACATCCTGATCCCCAACGGAATCACGCTCAGCAGCCGTTTCCAGTGGAAACCCACGACCTTCAGCGGCATGATCGCCTCGTTCAGGCGGCCTTCCCGCTCGATGAGATCCGCAAAGCCCGTGATGTGCCGGGCGCCGCCGGTGGATGTCAGGCCCCGCTGGATCGCCGCCCGGCGCAGGCGCACGATGGCCTCCATAGGCTTCACGTCTTTGGGGCAGACCTGGACGCAGAAATTGCAGCGTGTGCAGTCCCAGACGCCGTGCTCCTTTTCCAATTCTTTCAGCCGGAAGCGCTTGCTGCTCTCCGGTTCCCGCGGATCGGCCAGAAAGCGGTCGGCCTTGGCCAGGGCCGCCGGTCCCAAAAACTCCCTGGAGACTTCGTGCACCGTGCAGGCGGCCACGCAGGCGCCGCACATGATGCAGGCGTCCACGTTGTGGAATTGATAACTCTCCGGCGTCAATGTCAGCGGACCCGTGGGTTCGCCGGTGTGCGCGGCCGGCGCGGCCAGCAGCCAGGGCGTGACCGACCGGATTTTCCCCCAGAACGAGGACATGTCGACGACGAGGTCCTTGATGAC from Nitrospirota bacterium includes:
- the sdhB gene encoding succinate dehydrogenase iron-sulfur subunit, producing the protein MRLTFTVQRFNPEVDVHPHAEDYRLEVGRGLTVLEALIRIKNEQDGSLALRYSCRSAICGSCAMEINGSEKLACRTSVRKELERHGGIVVAPLRNLPVIKDLVVDMSSFWGKIRSVTPWLLAAPAAHTGEPTGPLTLTPESYQFHNVDACIMCGACVAACTVHEVSREFLGPAALAKADRFLADPREPESSKRFRLKELEKEHGVWDCTRCNFCVQVCPKDVKPMEAIVRLRRAAIQRGLTSTGGARHITGFADLIEREGRLNEAIMPLKVVGFHWKRLLSVIPLGIRMFLKGKVPNPLGRPIQGIEHVRSIFAAARRRAKPT